The nucleotide sequence CGGAGGCGTTTGTCGTTATGTACCTGCCTCAACCGGTTTAACATTAACCATCACAAGCTCTTTTTAACACTTAAAACTGGATAAAGATGAAATTAAAAATATCACTCGTTTTTTTAACTACTGTTTTTTCGTTCATCCTTTGGACAGCCTGTGATAAAATTGAAGACCCCCTCAAGATCACTGACCAGAAAGATTACCCTTTGAACCCGGATGATACCTTGTTTTTTGTTGATTCAGTGCTGGTGCAGAACAAGCAGGTATTGCTCGAAGACTTTACAGGTCACAAATGTGTCAATTGCCCAAAAGCTGCAAAAGAATTGCACGAAATGATGGAAGAACTCCATCCGAGCCTGGTGTCCTACACCGTTCACGCCGGGAACTTTGCTGTACCCTCTCCGGGTACTGTGTTTTCTACCGATTTGCGCTCGCCGCTTAGCGAGCGGTTGTTCACCGAATTTGGGATTTTTGCCAACCCTATTGCCATGATTGATCGTGTGGAATACAATGGTCTCAGGCAGGTATTTACGACCAGCTGGAACACTGTTGTAACCCAGCAATTGCAAACACCGAACACTGCAAACCTGAAACTCAAGAACATCTATTTTCCAAAGCTGGATATCGTCGTCATCGATGTTGATGTTGAATTCCTCTCTGCACTCGAAGGCCAATACAATCTGGTGGTTTATCTTGTCGAAGATGGTATTGTTTCGCCACAATTGAATAATGACCCGACCATTGGCCCCGACACATTGATGAATTTTGTGCACCACAATGTACTTCGCGGTGCTGTGAATGCAGCATATGGGGATCCGATCAACCTGTCTGGTAATATTGTTTCAGGGCAAACTTTCACTAAAAGGTATACTTATCAGATCAATCCTGACTGGGTTACTGAAAATTGCAGGATCATTGCCTACATTGGCAAATCAGATGATGCCCTCAACCTGATTGACATCATCCAGGTGGCTGAACTGGGAATTAAGACTGAAGAATAAAACCAGTCACAACTTATTAAAAGGGGCTGTCGCAAAAGTCAGGATTTCTCACGAAATGTTTAAAATCCAAATGAACGACTTTGAGGCAGCCTCAACTTTTGATATGAAGGAACAAAAAATCAGAACAACCTTTACATGAACTTATCAAGCAGTAGATTGAGCCTTGTTTCGATCTTATCTGCCTGATCAGTTTGCTGGTAGCGGCGGGAGAGGGATGCAAGATGTTGCATGATACTGAAAGCCCGCTCAATTTCCTTTTGATAGTAATCCTGGAAATACTGATCGAGTGTAGCGTAGTACTCCAGGTCGGCTTCATAGTTGGTCAAAAGAATGTCTGAAACAGCATTCCCCTTTTCTGTGGCGGCGGCATCGTAGTAATATTCTACCATTGGCAGGGAGTACATGTCGTAGTACATTTTTTCGTTGGGGAAATATTTCTGGCAGGCGTCGAGCGTCATCACGGCCGAATCCATCTGATTCAGTTCGATCAGGGCTGCAGCCAGACGGAAGTAATTTTGCCTTGGCATCACAGAGTTTCGCCGGCTTTCAGGGTCAACGTACACTTCCGGTTCGTTGAGTCTTCCCCAGCGGGCTTTGTTCACCAGCAAATCATAAGCTCTGTCCACGTTAATTCCACCTAATCCTTCCAGGTAATGGTCGGCCTCCACCGGCATAAACCGGTAAGCAATGCCTTCGAGATGACAATATTTTGCAATATCCATAACGCCTTCAACGGCAGACGGGCTGGTGAAGTAAATCGGGCGTTCCCAGCTATTGGTCGCAATAAAATCGAGCAGCATCAGGTCGTTTTTGTAAAGAAAGTTTTGTTTAACACGCCAGGAGATTTCATCTGGGATTCTATCATAGAACTTTTTATTTACGTACCCTTTCGCAACCAGTTCATCACGGTTGATGGTCATTTTGAGGTCTTTGGTTGGAATGAAATTGATAAAGGTTCCATCCTGCAGTTGCACTTTTGTTCTTGGATTATCCTTTGCAATAAAGTCAATGATCTCTTTCAATTCCCATGATCCACTGACCCTTTCAAAGAAGGGGACATAGTTATTGTTTCCTTTGTCGTAATCTTTTCTTGAAATGGTAAATGGCAGCGGTGGAGAATCATAAACCTTCCGCATTTTCTGATGAATATACCACTCGCCGGATGCAAGCATATAGTTCACAACACGGATGTCGGTGCGGATTCCTTCCACTTCCTGAGCATACCAAAGGGGGAAAGTATCATTATCGCCATTGGTAAAAATGATGGCGTTTGGTTCGCACGATTCGAGGTAATTGATCGCAAAATCAAGTGCGGCATACTTTCCCGACCGGTTGTGGTCGTCCCATCCTTCGCTGGCCATAATTCCAGGCACAAGCACCAGGGGCACGACTGTGGCTGCAATGGCCGACAAGCTTTGACCCATAAATTTTTTCAGGAAGTTGAAAATCCCCAGTACACCAAACCCGATCCAGATGGCGAAGGCATAAAAAGAGCCTGCATACGCGTAATCCCGCTCCCTTGGCTGATATGGGTATTGATTGAGGAAGACGATAATGGCAATTCCTGTCATGATAAACAGGAGTGTTACCACCAGACCGTTTTTGTAATCCCTGTTGAAATGGAAGAAAAGTCCGATTAATCCAAGTATCAGAGGAAGCAGGTAAAACTTGTTATTACCCCAGTTCTGCATACTCGGAGGGAGGTTTTTCTGATTCCCGAGCCGATTGGCGTCCAGGCTATCGAACCCGGTGATCCAGTTGCCGTTTTCAATTTCCCCATGCCCCTGGATATCGTTTTGCCTTCCGGCGAAATTCCACATAAAATACCGCCAGTACATGAACCCGAGTTGGTAGCGGAAGAAGTAGGTCAAATTTTCACCGAAGGTTGGCTTTTGAATTACCTCAGCTTCTCCATTTTCGTTCGTATAGCGCATTGGAATACCTTTCACCTTCCCCCATCGCTTGTATTCGCTAATATGAATGGGTTTTTGGTTGCTCCACATACGCGGAAAAATGGTAGTAAATGCCGGATCATACACTGGGTTTGTACTTTTGCGCGCATCGGCAATCACATATTTTCCTTTGGCCACATCGCGAATAAAGACAGGATTGCCATCTTCATAATCAACTACCGGAGAGTTGTAATAAGGCCCGTGGAAAATAGGCCAGGTGCCGTATTGCTCACGGTTTAAGTAAGAAAAAAGACCAATGGCATCGTCAGGATTATTCTCGTTAACAGGGGTGTTAGCATTTGCCCTGATAATAATAAGGATAAAACTGGAATAGCCGATAAGAACAAAAGCAAAACTTAGGGCAATGGTGTTCAAATGGACACGTTGATTTCTAATCAGGTAAACACCTCCACCTAAAAGACTTCCTACAATTAATCGCATAAAGAAACTTCCTGCAGAAGTACTTTCGCTAAGTATCAGTATAAAAAGCAACCCGGCCAGACCTATTGCTACTTTAACAAGCATCGGGTTGTTGGTTGAAGTTGCTTTTATAAAAAAGAAAACATTGGCAATCAGCAGGATGACGAAAAAGATCGTTCCTGAATTAAAAGGCATCCCAAAAGTATTGACGAACAGAATCTCGGTGTTGGCAAACAGGTTGGCAATTTCCGGGATAATTACATACATGATGGCCGACAGGATTAAGATGGAGATGACACCGGCAACCATCATCCCCTTGATGGTAGGCTGATATTTTTTGAAATAATAAACAAACACGATCGCCGGGATAGCCAGCAGATTGAGCATGTGAACGCCAATGGAAAGCCCTACAAGGTAAGCAATCAGCAGCAGCCAGCGGGCCGAATGAGGCTGCCCCTCTTCCTCTTCCCAACGGAGAATAGCCCAGAAAACAACTGCAGTAAATAACGACGACATGGCATATACTTCACCCTCGATGGCTGAAAACCAGAATGAATCGCTGAAGGTGTAAGCCAACGCTCCAACAACGCCGCTTCCGAAAATGGCGATCATTTTGGCGCTGGTCATTTCACCACCAAGTAAAACTGCCTTGCGTGCAAGAATGGTGATGCTCCAGAATAAAAACAGGATAGTGAAGCTGCTCGACAGTGCCGACATCCCGTTGATCATCAAAGCTACCTGTGAGGTGTCACCAAAAGAGAACAAAGAAAATATTCTGGCAACAAGCTGGAAAAATGGCGCTCCCGGAGGGTGACCCACCTGCAGTTTGTAGGAGGTGGCAATGTATTCACCGCAATCCCACCAACTGGCGGTAGGTTCGATGGTCAGGAAGTAAACGGCTGTGGCAATCAAAAACACAGCCCACCCGATCAGGTTGTTGAGCTTTTTGTAATTTTCCATTGAACTACTTTTAATTTTTTGCTTTAAACGCGGTGCGAAAATACGCATTTTAGAAAATAACGTCCGAAAATCATTTTGCGATTATTTAATGCGGGATGTTTCACAAGTCATCAATACTATGTCTAAAAGTAATTCAACTATTTTAATTGAAATGTGCGACCTATAACATAATGAGTTGTTCAATTAAGAACCCCGATCAGTCCGACCGGGGTTCATTAAAAGGCAATACTTTATCCTGTCAACGTTTTATCAGTTTTCGTGTAATGGAAATGTCAGCGTTTGAAAGGTTGACAAAATAGACGCCTTGCGGCAGATTAGAAATTTTTACTGTAGCATCTCCATTCGCGTTTTGGGTTAACAATAATGATCCCCTGACATCGGAAACTGACACAAGGTACTCTCCAGTAAAAGAGGTTTTTATGGAGAAAAAGTCATCGGCAGGATTTGGGAAAAAAGCTGGAATATGGCCGGTGAGTTCATCAATGGAGGTTGCACTGGCGGTTAATGATCTGATCACTGATAATCCATTGGGTGAAAATATTCCTTCGTCCGGATGGTCGAAAGTGGGGAACAAAATGAACTCCCGTGTTTTTGATTTACTCCATGCACGAAAATGTACTGTTTCTCCTGTAGCGATTCCATCAATCTCCTGAGTTGTAGGATCGTCGGCAAAAACAGTGATATGGAAAGCGCCTGCCGGAGCGGTTCCAATGCATAATCCCTCAGGTGTAAAAGCTCCGATAGTGAAATCTGATTCTATATCTGATGCTAGTAGCACCTCCTCCGGAATTGCAAAAACGTGGGATACAGCTGTTGATATAGGTTGATTCCACTTTTTGGGAATGGCAGGCTTACTGTCAAACGACATTTTTTCACCTTCCCAACATGGCCCAAACCAAAAATCATTATTGGCCATCCAGGAATAAACGAAATATGATTTGCCTCTCTCCAATACCTGCAGGGAGTTGATATTATATGTCGGCCATAAAACCCTCCAACCGGCCACCTCTTTTATGATCACGCTCGACCATAAATACCAGCTCATAAAACTTTGGGCTTCAATATCGCAATCGGCAATAATGGGTATGATGTCCCATCCTTCATCAATATTTGCCCATTCGTTGCATTGGGGTGTGCTGCCCTGAAAATTTACAGTGAACGGATTGAGGGTTTTAATCACATATCCCTGCATGACATCCCATTCATTCAATGAAAAAAGATTTCCCCCCGGCCAAAACACATCCTGGAGATCCTGAATGATGACAATATCCTCAATATGATCGCTAAAGATGTTCGCGATCTGATTATCCACTGGCACATAATAGGTTGAAATACCGCTCCATCCCGGAATCAGACTAACCGGCTGAATTCCCGTTCCGATTGTGAGGTATCCGTCAGATGGCACTTCATAATTATTTATATGACCAAAACTGTCGGATGCAATGATGTAAAGCCTTCCAAATGAAGTAACTACATCAGGAATTGTTATGAAGGCTTGCCCCTCAGGGGGTAGGTTTCCGAGGATTGTAATTTCACCGTTTATTTCAGAACTGAAACCCAATTGCAATGATGTGAGATTTCCTTCGAATAAAGAGTAATCCAGATACACTTCCTGACCCGGGAGATAAATCGTTCCTGCCTCAGGACACCAGTTGCTAATATTAGGAACCCTGGAATCGTATTCGAACAGGTCGGACGTGGCTGAGAAAAACTGTGCCGCTGCATTATCTGCGATAAATGCGCAAAAAATAACTATTGAATAAAGCATTAATTTTTTCATATCTGCCTCCATGTTAATAATTTGGATAATGAACACATCTTACACTGTTAGCATTATATGTCGAGTAGGCCGAAGTTCGTTTCACTCTTGCCTCATCATGACCCAGACTCCAGATGTAAAAAAAATTCCCTCCCGGAGCAACGGTTGACGACCAGAACCTTGCCGACTGTTTGAACTCCCGATACTCATAATTACTGTTGTCATAACGGTAGCCATAACCGGCTCCGACAGCGCGGAATCCGCTGGAATTTGTAGCCCCGGTATTCGGGGTAAGCCAATAATCTGTGCCGTCTTTTTTCATTTTTCCACCTGCATCAGTTCCTGTCCAGTCGGTGGCATAACAGTCAACAGACCCGTCAAGGAATGTGGTGAGATTACACCAGTCTTCATCTTGTGGTATAAACCATCCCATAGGGCAAATGCCCTGTTTGCGGTATTGCCCGATCTGGTATTGAATGGCTTCAAGGTAAATATATAAACCGCCGTAAATATCGCAATTTGCAGGATCGTCATCGTAGCAATATTTTTGAATCTTCCCATCATAACCATTGACAGCTTCACTCAAAGGGATTTGTTCACCGATATCCATATTGTCGGCCAGCCAGCAATAGTCGCCGATCAATTTTGTGTTGTAGGTTTTCCCGTTGCGATGGTCGGTTAACAACTCTCCACAATTAAACGGTGAGAATTCAATTATGCATTCATCATAAGTTGCTGTACACTCATTGGATACGGTCCAGGCAAGCGCATAAGTTTCGCCTGGATATCCGTAGAACTCTGAATTTGGTTTGTATTCATATTCAAATATACCTTTTTTACCCTCGGAGTGGTTGCTTACGATTTTCCATTTCCCAGTGCCGTCAATGCCAGGGGTGGCGGCAAGAACCGTATAATTGGAATTGGCTATGATTTGATCCGGGCCCGCATTAGCCTGTCCTGGAATATCATCACAATCTTTCATGCATCTCACGCTGCCAAAGGGATAGGGTTCTGCCGGAATATCGGTGAAGTAGGCGCCGGCGCCAATGCTGGTCAGATAGAGCGCCGGTTTGTGGGGCGGGTTGTTCATACTTGAAGTCCAGATATAGCTGAGGTTATCTAATCCGAAACAATCTGACGGTCCTGTTAAACCCTGGTAATTGTATCCTGACCCAGCACCTCTGGCTGTAAAGTAACTCAAATTGGTGGCGCCGGTATTGGGATTGTTCCAGAAATTGATATCTTTTAAAGCTCCTCCGGCGCCATCATGCCCACCAAAAAGATCTATGAGAATCGAAAATTCCTCCTGCGTGGGTATGTGGTATCCGGGGGGGCAGATGCCTTGTTTTCCGGGTATAGCCTCACCATAAAACATGGCTTCCCACCAATGGTAAAGTGCGCCGTAATTCTGGCAATTTGAAGGGTCATTGTCATAGCAATATTTTTCAATTTCATCATCGAGCCACGGCAGAAATTGATAATCAATCATAACGCCGGCATTCAAATTTTTTTTCAACCAGCATTGGCCGCCAATCTGGATGGTTGGATATTCCTCACCCATAAAATTTATTGTTGATTGTCCCGGGCAAGGATTTCCCAGCGGGTAATACGCTCTCACTTCAATTTTAGCATTTTTTCGCTCTTGGTTTGGGTCATGTCGGTTAACATCGAAGGCAAAGTGTTTGTTATTGCCGGGCGGTATTCCCGGACCATAATCGCCGCTGCAGTATTCAAACGGGATCAGCCCCATGTTGTAGTTGTTGGAATAGAGGACGGCCTGGATAATGTAACTGTCGTAGTATCCGGCCAAATCGAAGAAAACGTCAATGGTGTCTGATCCATCAACGCGCTGTTGCGCCTGCACATTGTTGATTTCGCCTTTCCCCTGGCCGTAAGAACTCAAAACCAGGGAAAATGCAAACACCAGCAATGCCATTTTTTTGTAATGCTCATTTTTCATAAGAAATTGGGTTTTGGTTAATAATAGATGAATTGTAATTTTTATTGAACTGAGCAAAATTAATACAAAATCAAGCAATTTTGCAAGGCTTTTTTCAATTTTTTAATGAATTTGTGGATTATTTCTTGACTTGCCGCCAGATTCCATGGAGTTGCCTAAGGTAAAATAAAAAAGCCGACCTGCATCACATTGATGCAGGTCGGCCTTTAAAAGTTTTGGATAAATCGCTTACTAAAGCAGGTGATAAGAAACAGCCACACCCACAGTAACAACGGCAGCCATGGCCATGAGTTTGATGAGGATGTTAAGGCTTGGACCGGAAGTATCTTTGAACGGGTCGCCCACGGTGTCGCCGATAACGGCAGCTTTGTGGTTTTCGGAACCCTTTCCGCCATGGTGTCCTTCTTCGATGTATTTCTTGGCATTATCCCAGGCGCCTCCTGCATTAGCCATAAAGATGGCGAGTGCAAAGCCGCTTGTAGTTGTGCCGATCAGCAGACCGGTAACCCCGGCAACACCAAATACCAACCCAACTAAGATGGGGATCAACAGAGCCATCAGCGAAGGAAGCATCATTTCCTGCTGGGCGCCTTTGGTCGAAATCGCAACGCAACGGGCATAATCAGGCTCAGTAGTGCCTTCCATGATGCCTTTGATTTCGCGGAACTGGCGACGAACTTCATCCACCATTTTCTGCGCAGCACGGCCAACAGCATTCATCGTCATACCGCTGAAAAGGAATACCGCCATCACACCGATTAATATTCCAACAATAACCCGTGCGTTCATCAGATGTATTTCGTAGTGATAGATGAAATCGATGAAAGTGGCATCCTTTGCAGCTGTTCCATTGATCAGTGTATCGGGCTGATTCAGAAAATGTACAAACATCATCTTCACCTCTTCAAAATAAGCGGCAAGAAGTGCAAGAGCAGTAAGAGCGGCGCTTCCGATAGCAAAACCTTTACCTGTAGCTGCAGTAGTGTTTCCCAATGAATCGAGCGCATCGGTACGTTTACGCACCTCTTTACCCAGATGAGCCATCTCGGCATTACCACCTGCATTGTCGGCAATCGGACCATAAGCGTCGGTGGCGAGGGTGATACCTAATGTTGAAAGCATTCCCACTGCGGCTATACCGATTCCGTACAATCCGAAGTTGATGTCGGCTTTATCGAATGAGAATAGGGTCGGAGTGGCAAATCCGTAAGCAAGTGTGATGGCGATGGCAATGATTAACAAAGGAAATGCTGTAGAGATTAGACCTGTGCCAATTCCCGAAATGATGATCGTAGCAGGACCTGTTTGGCTGGAAGCTGCAATCCGTTGGGTTGGTTTATAGGCTGAAGCAGTGTAATACTCAGTGGATTGACCAATGCCAATACCTGCGAGCAGTCCGACAACAATCGAACCCCAGAGGCCTAAATAATTGGGAAGACCAAGGAAATATAAAATGACCAGTGAGAAAATAACAATCAGGCCGGCACTTACATTTACACCAAAACCTAATGCTTTGAGTAATTGTTTCTGGGTGGCGCCTTCTTTGGTTTTTACCATATAAACACCAGCGATCGAGAGCAAAGTACCAACAGCAGCGATCAACATCGGAGCAATAACGGCGCTGTATTGATTATCAAGGTAACCACCGGTGTAAGCAGCAGCTCCCAGGAGGGCTGTTGCAAGAATTGAACCGGCAAACGACTCAAAAAGGTCGGCGCCCATACCTGCAACGTCGCCCACATTATCACCTACGTTATCGGCGATGGTTGCAGGGTTGCGGGGATCGTCTTCAGGGATTCCGGCTTCCACTTTTCCTACAAGGTCAGCGCCAACGTCGGCAGCTTTTGTGTAGATGCCGCCGCCCACACGTGCAAACAGTGCCTGTGTGGAAGCACCCATGCCAAAGGTAAGCATGGTTGCGGTAATGGTTAACAACTGCATCCCGGAAGTTGTTTCCGGAATAGCTAAGTTCAATACAGTGAACCAAATTGAAATATCGAGCAACACCAGTCCTACCACTGTTAGTCCCATGACGGCGCCGCTTCTGAAAGCAAGCCTGAGACCGGCATTGAGAGAATCACGGCAGGCGTTGGCTACGCGGGCTGAAGCATAAGTAGCTGCTTTCATCCCAAAGAAACCGGCAAGCCCCGAAAAGATACCTCCTGTGAGAAAAGCAAACGGAACCCATGGGTTCTGAATGTGTAGCACATAGGCCATGAAACTGAAAATGATCGTGATAATGACAAAAACTACTCCCACAACTTTGTATTGCTGACGTAAGTATGCTCCGGCGCCCTTGCGAACGTGATGAGCAATGCGTTTCATCACATCAGTTCCTTCGCTGGCGCCCATCATCTGCTTGAAAAAAAAGTAAGCAAACCCAAGAGCAAGCACAGCACTGATTGGTGTTAACCAAAAAATTCCTGGCATTTTTTCCTCCTTTTAAATTAGTAAATTAATATGTTAACTGTTAAATGATTGATTAATAATGCGCGCAAAAGTAAAATTATTGACCGAACCGGGCTGACAATTTAATAAGATTTTAGAAATCCGATCACTGCTTTTTGAAAAGGTCATACTTGTTTAAGCTGATCTGAACCCTTTTGTAGCCTTCAGGAACATCCGCATTTAAAGTCTTTAATTTCATAAAATACTCATTCTCCTCTCTCGGATCGAGTGATATGTTGAAATACCTGACCAAAAAACCCTCAAGAATAAAATTGTATTCGGAATACATTTCCTGCGGAACAGTGATGGCAGAAAGGCGCGGAACAACTTTCCCGATTTCATACACATCCGCCACAGTTTCTCTTTCACGCGAAACCTTTCCATATTGTGAAGCAGTGATGACAATTACTCCGGCCATCATTAAAATGGTGAGGAAGGTGAATATTCTGAACGCTTGTTTTTGTGAATTGATTTTTTCAATCCAGACTGCAACCATGGGCGAGATCATCAGTGCAAAACCAATGGCAAAATAAGGAAATGCAGGGACGAGGTACCACCCTTTTTGAACCATGGTCGTTGCAAGTGGCGCCGAGCCTGAAAATCCAATCAGAAGAAAAACCAAAATGTTGCTGCTATGATTGGAAAATCCTGTTTTCATCTTTTTGAAAAATGCAACAGCCGAAACCACCGAAACCATGATCATAACCGGAATCAGCTCTTTGACCAGCCTCCAGAGAATTTCGAGTCGGTAATCAGCTGTGGGCATCACATCCACCCGCATAAGCAACCGCTTAAACACATAGTTGGAAAGGCTTTCGCTGCTTTCCGGAAATAGAAACAGGACAACATAAATCGTCGCCGCAACGGCAAACAAAATTGCAGTTTGCCACACACTTTGCCAAAATCCGGTCTTTCGTAAAGTTAACCAGTAAAGAAAAGGAACGGCCAGCGGAAAAAGCCCGGGTATGCCTTTGGTGAAAGAGGCCAGGAAGATCATCAATCCCGATCCGGCTAACAGGAAGATTTCGTTCCGCCTTGATTTGATGGCGTAAAAGAACAGCAGAACAGCAGCAAGGTCAAAAACACTCATGGTGTTTTCCATCATATTTCCCCGGAAAGACCAGAAACACACCGGAATGGTCATCCAGAACAATACCGGCAACCAGCCCAGTTTTCGTTGTCCATCTGATTTGGAAAAAATTTCTTTCCACAGCATATGGATCAAAAGAATATTGAAAACGATCATCAGGAGCGTATAAAACCTTTCAACATAAATTGAGCTGCCCAGCACCTTGAAAAACAGTGCCTGGATGCCGAACAGTAGCGGCGGATGCTCATGAAAAGAGGACAACCCGGCAATGTTCATTTTACTGTACTGTGGAAACCAGAACGTGCCGATGCCCTGGCTGAGATTGTGCGAAACGCTGCTGTAGAGCATCGCATCCTGGAACATCGCATCCTGGATCAGCACCGGAA is from Bacteroidales bacterium and encodes:
- a CDS encoding Omp28-related outer membrane protein, giving the protein MKLKISLVFLTTVFSFILWTACDKIEDPLKITDQKDYPLNPDDTLFFVDSVLVQNKQVLLEDFTGHKCVNCPKAAKELHEMMEELHPSLVSYTVHAGNFAVPSPGTVFSTDLRSPLSERLFTEFGIFANPIAMIDRVEYNGLRQVFTTSWNTVVTQQLQTPNTANLKLKNIYFPKLDIVVIDVDVEFLSALEGQYNLVVYLVEDGIVSPQLNNDPTIGPDTLMNFVHHNVLRGAVNAAYGDPINLSGNIVSGQTFTKRYTYQINPDWVTENCRIIAYIGKSDDALNLIDIIQVAELGIKTEE
- a CDS encoding DUF2723 domain-containing protein, producing MENYKKLNNLIGWAVFLIATAVYFLTIEPTASWWDCGEYIATSYKLQVGHPPGAPFFQLVARIFSLFSFGDTSQVALMINGMSALSSSFTILFLFWSITILARKAVLLGGEMTSAKMIAIFGSGVVGALAYTFSDSFWFSAIEGEVYAMSSLFTAVVFWAILRWEEEEGQPHSARWLLLIAYLVGLSIGVHMLNLLAIPAIVFVYYFKKYQPTIKGMMVAGVISILILSAIMYVIIPEIANLFANTEILFVNTFGMPFNSGTIFFVILLIANVFFFIKATSTNNPMLVKVAIGLAGLLFILILSESTSAGSFFMRLIVGSLLGGGVYLIRNQRVHLNTIALSFAFVLIGYSSFILIIIRANANTPVNENNPDDAIGLFSYLNREQYGTWPIFHGPYYNSPVVDYEDGNPVFIRDVAKGKYVIADARKSTNPVYDPAFTTIFPRMWSNQKPIHISEYKRWGKVKGIPMRYTNENGEAEVIQKPTFGENLTYFFRYQLGFMYWRYFMWNFAGRQNDIQGHGEIENGNWITGFDSLDANRLGNQKNLPPSMQNWGNNKFYLLPLILGLIGLFFHFNRDYKNGLVVTLLFIMTGIAIIVFLNQYPYQPRERDYAYAGSFYAFAIWIGFGVLGIFNFLKKFMGQSLSAIAATVVPLVLVPGIMASEGWDDHNRSGKYAALDFAINYLESCEPNAIIFTNGDNDTFPLWYAQEVEGIRTDIRVVNYMLASGEWYIHQKMRKVYDSPPLPFTISRKDYDKGNNNYVPFFERVSGSWELKEIIDFIAKDNPRTKVQLQDGTFINFIPTKDLKMTINRDELVAKGYVNKKFYDRIPDEISWRVKQNFLYKNDLMLLDFIATNSWERPIYFTSPSAVEGVMDIAKYCHLEGIAYRFMPVEADHYLEGLGGINVDRAYDLLVNKARWGRLNEPEVYVDPESRRNSVMPRQNYFRLAAALIELNQMDSAVMTLDACQKYFPNEKMYYDMYSLPMVEYYYDAAATEKGNAVSDILLTNYEADLEYYATLDQYFQDYYQKEIERAFSIMQHLASLSRRYQQTDQADKIETRLNLLLDKFM
- a CDS encoding T9SS type A sorting domain-containing protein; translated protein: MKKLMLYSIVIFCAFIADNAAAQFFSATSDLFEYDSRVPNISNWCPEAGTIYLPGQEVYLDYSLFEGNLTSLQLGFSSEINGEITILGNLPPEGQAFITIPDVVTSFGRLYIIASDSFGHINNYEVPSDGYLTIGTGIQPVSLIPGWSGISTYYVPVDNQIANIFSDHIEDIVIIQDLQDVFWPGGNLFSLNEWDVMQGYVIKTLNPFTVNFQGSTPQCNEWANIDEGWDIIPIIADCDIEAQSFMSWYLWSSVIIKEVAGWRVLWPTYNINSLQVLERGKSYFVYSWMANNDFWFGPCWEGEKMSFDSKPAIPKKWNQPISTAVSHVFAIPEEVLLASDIESDFTIGAFTPEGLCIGTAPAGAFHITVFADDPTTQEIDGIATGETVHFRAWSKSKTREFILFPTFDHPDEGIFSPNGLSVIRSLTASATSIDELTGHIPAFFPNPADDFFSIKTSFTGEYLVSVSDVRGSLLLTQNANGDATVKISNLPQGVYFVNLSNADISITRKLIKR
- a CDS encoding sodium-translocating pyrophosphatase; the protein is MPGIFWLTPISAVLALGFAYFFFKQMMGASEGTDVMKRIAHHVRKGAGAYLRQQYKVVGVVFVIITIIFSFMAYVLHIQNPWVPFAFLTGGIFSGLAGFFGMKAATYASARVANACRDSLNAGLRLAFRSGAVMGLTVVGLVLLDISIWFTVLNLAIPETTSGMQLLTITATMLTFGMGASTQALFARVGGGIYTKAADVGADLVGKVEAGIPEDDPRNPATIADNVGDNVGDVAGMGADLFESFAGSILATALLGAAAYTGGYLDNQYSAVIAPMLIAAVGTLLSIAGVYMVKTKEGATQKQLLKALGFGVNVSAGLIVIFSLVILYFLGLPNYLGLWGSIVVGLLAGIGIGQSTEYYTASAYKPTQRIAASSQTGPATIIISGIGTGLISTAFPLLIIAIAITLAYGFATPTLFSFDKADINFGLYGIGIAAVGMLSTLGITLATDAYGPIADNAGGNAEMAHLGKEVRKRTDALDSLGNTTAATGKGFAIGSAALTALALLAAYFEEVKMMFVHFLNQPDTLINGTAAKDATFIDFIYHYEIHLMNARVIVGILIGVMAVFLFSGMTMNAVGRAAQKMVDEVRRQFREIKGIMEGTTEPDYARCVAISTKGAQQEMMLPSLMALLIPILVGLVFGVAGVTGLLIGTTTSGFALAIFMANAGGAWDNAKKYIEEGHHGGKGSENHKAAVIGDTVGDPFKDTSGPSLNILIKLMAMAAVVTVGVAVSYHLL
- a CDS encoding glycosyltransferase family 39 protein, translating into MKTNKQLPFWIFSLSVVFGLTLPVLIQDAMFQDAMLYSSVSHNLSQGIGTFWFPQYSKMNIAGLSSFHEHPPLLFGIQALFFKVLGSSIYVERFYTLLMIVFNILLIHMLWKEIFSKSDGQRKLGWLPVLFWMTIPVCFWSFRGNMMENTMSVFDLAAVLLFFYAIKSRRNEIFLLAGSGLMIFLASFTKGIPGLFPLAVPFLYWLTLRKTGFWQSVWQTAILFAVAATIYVVLFLFPESSESLSNYVFKRLLMRVDVMPTADYRLEILWRLVKELIPVMIMVSVVSAVAFFKKMKTGFSNHSSNILVFLLIGFSGSAPLATTMVQKGWYLVPAFPYFAIGFALMISPMVAVWIEKINSQKQAFRIFTFLTILMMAGVIVITASQYGKVSRERETVADVYEIGKVVPRLSAITVPQEMYSEYNFILEGFLVRYFNISLDPREENEYFMKLKTLNADVPEGYKRVQISLNKYDLFKKQ